The Dehalococcoidales bacterium genome has a segment encoding these proteins:
- a CDS encoding DUF5679 domain-containing protein has product MEAYCVKCRAKREMKDAKAVTMKNGKPATQGVCPTCGTKMFRIGKS; this is encoded by the coding sequence ATGGAAGCCTATTGTGTGAAGTGCCGTGCCAAGAGAGAGATGAAGGACGCCAAGGCCGTAACCATGAAGAACGGAAAACCTGCAACCCAGGGCGTATGTCCAACCTGTGGTACGAAGATGTTCAGGATCGGTAAGAGCTAG